The segment AGCGTGGTTACTTTTATCTCGATGTCGCCGGTGGCGATTTTGTCGTTTTTAGACACGCGCTCAATCACGGTGCCGGTGGCCTTGATCACGAACTCACGACCTAAGGTGCGGGCTAGGGTAAGCGCCTGCGGATCAGAAACACCTTCTTCCAGGCTCAGCTGCGTGATGCCGTAGCGGTCGCGCAGGTCAACCCAAAGCATACCGCCTTTGTCGCGTGATTTCTGTACCCAACCGGTCAGGGTCACTTCCTGACCAACATTCTCGAGGCGCAATTCGCCGCAGGTGTGTGAACGAAGCATTGTATCTGTTCTTTAAAGACTAAGCCCAAAGGTAAGGATTGTTTCGCTAGTTGCCGAAACGCGTTTAGGGGCTGTTTTCAAGAAAATGCCCCGGAAAACAACGAATGGTACGCACATAAACTTTCCTGAAGATTACTGTGCAAAGACAGGCCATGCTCCCCATGTTTCCCGCCTGTTATTTTGAGGAAAAGAAGTCTTCCTGCAGCCAACTCTTTCTCTTTCTGCACTTATGTAAAGTGTCCAAAATCGAATAATTACTGTTCGATCCTGAACAGTAAAGTTGGGGTGTTTGGTTATTAATTAACTGACTATCAATAATATAAATAGTTGGCATTTCTCTTGTCTATGTCTTGGTGGCTAAGGACTCCTCCGGCAGAAAGTTCATCGCCTTCTTGCCTCATTTTTTGAAAAACACTATCAAAAAATATGTACACTAAGAAACTTACCCTACTCTTAACTTTTGGGCTTTTCTGTCTGGCACCTTTGGTGTGGGGACAGGAAAACAATTTCTATGAGCTGAAAGGGGTAGTCAAAGACGCGAAGGGCGAACCTTTGCTGGCCGCCAACCTGCAACTAGTAAAGGATTCCAGCCAGGCGCTGGTGAAAGTGGAGGTAAGCGGACAGGACGGTTCCTTCTCCTTCACCAACATCCCGGCGGGCAATTACAAACTGATGGTGATGCACTATGACTACGCCATGTATACCTCGGGTACTATCCAGCTGCAGAAGAACACTAATGTAGGGGAGGTGAAACTGGCAGAGCGGGCAGTGGCATTGAAAGAAGTGAAGATTGAGGCGCAAAAGCCACTGGTGGAGCAGCACTTTGATAAAACTGTGCTGAATGTGGAGAACAGTATTGCCGCAGCCGGAAGTACGGTGCTGGAGGTGCTGGAGAAAGCGCCCGGCGTGAACGTAGACCAGAACGATAACATCAGTATGCGGGGGAAAGCAGGTGTGGTGGTGATGGTAGACGGAAAGCGGGTACCTATGTCTGGCTCAGAGTTAGCCAACATGCTGCGTGGCATTGGTGCCAATTCTGTGGCGAAGATTGATTTGATTACAAACCCTTCGGCGAAGTACGAAGCAGCTGGGAATGCCGGCATCATTGACATCCGTCTGAAGAAAGACAACCGCGTGGGCACCAATGGTACCCTGTCTTCTTCCTTCGGGATGGGGATGTTCCCTAAAGCGAACCAAGGACTGCAGCTGAACCACCGCAACAAGAAGCTGAACGTGTTTGGCTCCTACAACTACGTGCACCGAAACGACATCAACGAACTAGATCTATACCGTCAATTCTACCAGGTGAATACCAACGAGGCAAGTGAATCCAGTCCTGGCAACTTAATCGGCATTTATGACCAGAAAAATATATTCGGGCACATCATTAACAACCACAACGGCAGGGTAGGCCTGGATTACAGCTTTACTCCGCAAACCATTGTGGGTATTGTGGCCAGCGGAGCCCTCGTGGACATTAACCGCACGGTGAACAACAAAGCCAATACCTTAGATGCCAGCCTTCAATACGAAAACTCTTTCTTCACCGACGGTTTCACTGACTCTGACCGGAATAATCACGCAGTAAACCTCAACCTGAAACACTCCATTGACTCCACTGGTCGGGAAATCTCTGCCGATGTGGATTATGCTGCCTTCAGCACCAAAGACCTGCAGAACTTCACCACTGAATACTTTGACTTACCCAAAGCCCGTCCAGACTCGGTGCTGTATGGTGACTTAGATGGAGGTCTTGCCATCTACTCCGCCAAAATAGACTACTCCCAACCTTTGAAATCTGTAGAAGCTAACTTAGAGGCGGGTTTAAAGAGCAGTTTGGTAAAAGCAGACAATAACCTGCAGTTCTTTGACCATACTGAAGGCCGAAACAATTACATAGAAAGGCAGAGCAATCATTTCCTGTACTCAGAAAACATCAACGCAGCGTATCTGAACCTGAACAAAAAATGGACAAAGATGAGTTTGCAACTGGGCTTGCGCTTGGAGAACACCATCGCAGATTGAAAGCAACTCATCACCGGCGATAACTTTGACCGGAACTACACCCAGCTGTTCCCAAGTGCCTACGTGGGCTATAACGTGAGTGAAAAGCATGATGTGGGGCTGTCCCTGAGCCGCCGCATAGACCGGCCTACCTATAACCAGCTGAACCCGTTCAAATTTTTTCTGGATCCTACTACCTACACGCAGGGAAACCCTTTCCTGAAACCGCAGCTCACCTATTCTTTTGAGTTCACGCACACTTTCCGGCAGAAGATTGTGACCAAACTAAGCTACAGCCGCACCACCGACAACATGGTTACTGTGCTGTTCCCCATTGAGGAAACCACCAATGACGGTAAACCAGTCATCATGCAGCAGGACCAGAACCTTGCCCAGTTAGATTACTATGGCGTAAGCGTGTCTCTCCCCATTACCGTGAAGCGCTGGTTTACCAGCACCAACAACATTGAGATGTACTACGGTCTGTACCAGGGGAATCTGGCCAGAACCAGCTTGCGCAATGGTAGACCTACCTTCAACATCAATTCCAACAACTCATTCCTGCTACCCGAAGATTGGTCGGCGGAGGTGATTGGCTCTTACCGGGCCCGGGAGGTATATGGCTTTCTGGATGTGCAGCCGATGAAGTTCCTATCTATGGGTGTGCAGAAACAATTCCTGGACAGAAAAGCCAGCTTTAAGCTGAACGTAACCGATGTATTCTATTCAAACAAGGTACGTGCTACTACCGCCCTCACTGGTTACTCTGAAAGGTTCTATCAACGCCGCGACACCCGTGTGGCCACTTTGAGTTTCACTTACCGGTTTGGGAAAAGCCAGGTAGCCCCATCGCGTCGCCGTACTGGTGGTGCCGAGGAGGAGAAACGCCGGGCTGGGTAAAAGCCTTTTTGTAAGAAAATTCGGTATCACTAACAGCCCTAAAACGCTTCTGTTTCAGGGCTGTTTTTTTTGATTTCAAGAAGTCTCTATTGTTAGTAAAAGGACAAATTTGACTTTAGAGTAGGAGTGCAAGAGTTTTATAAATAAAGTGCAGAATGCTGAAGTGGGAACTTACAGGTGCCGAATTGAATGCTGCTTTGTTGATTGAGCTTAATTTTAGGAGAATAGATGAAGTTGTTATATTCTTCTAAGAAATACTTTGGTGTGTCGCCAAATCTTGGTAAATAGCTTAAGTTAAGTGAAAGTGATAAGCCTTTTGATGGGTTTTTAAAAACTGAATTTATCTAAGATATATCAAGTATTGGCGTTGTTTTAAGCATTCTTTTTAATAAATATTGGTGATGTTTAACTCTATCTGGAAAACACTGAAGTTGGGAAAGTCTAAAAATAGACTTGATTTAGTTGGGTTGGGGAAAAAGGATTATTTTGATGGGGTGAATTACGTGCGTACCGTTGCAGGTTTGCGCAATGTGTTAACAAAACCTAAGCAGTTGAGCACCAATACCAGTCGGGAGGTAACCTTTAAGGGTCTTTGTTTTGGGGCAACTATTAAAGAAGCAAAACGCCTGCTGGGTAAACCAGAATTCCATGTGCGCCAGGACCAGGATGTAGTGGGGCATGAAGTGTTATTTTACTTCTCTTATGTTGGGTCAGTTAAGGTGACGCAGTGCCTGCACTTCCTTTATGGTAAATTCATTATGGGCCAAAGCATTGTGAAGACACCGAAGCCCGCAAAAAGTAAGGCTATTATCGAGTCGGTTCTTTCCGGGTACAACCTGATGCCTGAAAATGAAGAGGCTGCTATGGGTGTCCTCTTCCCTGTTTGCGACGGTTCTTTTAATCGAATTGAAATACACCATGTCTTTGATTTGATTCTTACTTACACCACTGGTGACCCAGAAGTGCTGCCACTGATCACCAAAGTGCAGGTTCAGGAAAAGACCCGAAGTTCTTTGTTGAGGCGTGCTTTGCCTGAACAAGTGGTGCGCTACGTGTAGCCGCAACAACATAAGGCCTTATTGAAAAAGCCGATGCCCTTTCCTGTTAGGAGAAAGGGCATCGGCTTTTTAGTCGTTAAGCAATTTGGAAAAAGCAACAAGGAGTTGCCTTAAGCTTTCCTATGTCAAAGCTGATTTGATTAGTCAATGTTGCTAGAACAATCCTGTCTCCTGCTTTCTCAGGTTCTAAGTGATCCCAAATTTGCCATCTGACTTGATTGATGTATTTATGTAGTTCACTTTAATTTCTGTTCTTCTCATTGCGCTTTTGTGTGCTTTGTTCTGTGTTAGAAATTCTTTAGCCAGACAATTCTTAGGGCTAAGAAATTAAGTTACACCACCTGATTGTTTCTTTCACACAAACTTTTAATTCCTCAACTAGTTTTTTTGCTGGACGAAATTCCTAATTAGTCCACTTTTCAGCTTTGTCAGATATTTATATGGAGAAGGTGAAATGGCTGAATTCAGAGCATAAGGCGCTTTTAGGTAAAAAACAAGATTATTATAGCATTTAACTGCTATGTTATCTGTTGTTGATGATTTTTACTGATATAATTATAAATATGGCTTTGCTATGGCTTTACAGCTGAAATAATGTGTTATTGCGTGTCGCTACGAAAAAAAAAATAAGTTGTTTTGGCCTTTTAGTTGAATAAATATGGAATATGGGTTAAAATTTATTCCTGATGAAAATGCTGTTTTTAGCGAATATGAGCCGTTTTTGAAAAATTATGACAATAAAGGGGCCTTTTTTAATATTAGAACTTGCATGGTATCTAGCGTTTACTCTATATTTGTCACATTCTTTTACACAATTGAAATTTTTGAATCCACTGGAATGGGGCTGCCTCTTGTTAGTGAATTTGAATCCCTTTTAGTTTATCTTAAATTTTACAAAAAAAATGCAACGCTTGAAAGTTGTGTTATGCTTGCTGACTTTACTAGTAACTGCTTTTCAAGTATATGCATTACCGGGAATTCCCCTATCTGGAATTTCCTCAAAAAAAAGAATAAAGGAGATCTCTCAAGTCATTAAGCAGGAGCCAGCTAATGGGCAGGCTTATATGAATCGGGCAGATGCCAGGAGTGAGGTTGGAGACTTTTATGGCGCTATCAAGGATTATACCCTTGCCATAGTTTTGTTGCCTGCATTAAGCTGCAAAGCCTATGTTGGTAGAGGAAATGCCTTTCTGGAAGTAGGTGCTTACCAGGAGGCCATAAGGGATTTTGATAAGATCCTTTTGGTTAATGCCTCTGCCGAGGCGTTGTACGGAAGAGCGGTTGCCAAATACTACCTAGATGATTACTTAGGGGCAATTCGTGATTTAGATGAGGTGATAGCTGAGGCTCCAGAGTTTCCAACGGCATTGTGTAACCGAGGTATTATGAAGTTGGAGTGCAATAAATTAGAAGAGGCGGTAGCAGATTTAAGTCTCTATCTCTCAATCAATCCTGAACATCAGGAAGCGCTATATGCTTATTCGGTAGCAATAAAACGGTTGCAGAAGCGAGCCGCGAAAAGCTAAAAGAAGATTTCTTTCAAAGAATCTAAAGTATTTAGATAGACTATTTCTGGTGTCTGCGCGAGACACCCATTTGATTTTACATTTAAGACAAACAACAAAAGACAAACAATTAAAACAACCATGAAAAACTTTTCGCTTACCCTTTGCTTTGTGTTCGCTTTGGTTCTTAACGTAGTTGCTAAGAACGGTCCTTCTGACCCAGTCTTAGAGGAAACTTGTAGTTCAGTAACCAGACTTATGGTGCAAGCCATTGGGTTAAATGAAAGTGAGTATATCATCATAAAGGGATTAAACCAGAATCGTTTATCAAAGGCGGCCGAGGTAACTAAAATGTACGGCAATGATGCCGAAATGCGCAATATCCGTTTAAAGGAAATTGAAAGCGATTTTGAAGCTGAGTTGTTTAAAGTATTAAATAGCCGCCAAGTTGAAGCATATTATGCTTTCAAAGCGCAGCCTGAAGGAAACTTCTTAGCAATAGTACAGGAAGTGGCAAAGGCAGGAAAAAAATAAAACCACCCTTTTTACCATAAAAGGAAAGCCTGCTCTCAAAGGGGGCTTTCCTTTTATGGTCTTTTTGTTAATTCAGGCTTAAAACGTCTTAATAAGAAGTTAAGGCTTAATATTATTGGTAAGTGTCTTGCTTACTACATCCCAAATCACCACCCCAACCGTCACCGAGATATTGAGGGAGTGTTTGGTTCCGAACTGTGGAATCTCCAACACGCCGTCGGCAGCCTTGATCACATCTTCTTCTACGCCAAATACCTCATTTCCGAACACAAAGGCGTATTTTCCATCAGGCAAAGGTTTGAAATCGGTCAGGAAAGTGCTTCCTTCGGCTTGTTCAACCGCCCATACCTGGTACCCCTGTTTTTTCAACCCTTCTACTGCCTCTAAGGTAGTAGCCGTATGGGACCACTCTACTGACTCAGTGGCTCCCAAGGCAGTTTTATGGATCTCTTTGTTAGGAGGGGTGCCGGTAATGCCGCACAGGTAGATTTTCTCCACCGCAAACGCATCGGCGGTTCTGAAGGCGGAACCCACATTATGCAGGCTACGCACGTTGTCCAGAACCAACACCAACGGATTTTTTTGCTTATTTTTGAAATCCTCCACCGAATCTCGGTGGAGTTCTTCCATGCTTAATTTACGCATACACGAAATAGAGTGGCCTAAATGGCCTGAATGTTTCACAAAGGTAATACATTGGTAGAATAGACACGTTTATGCCTTGTTTTAAAGAAACAGGCATAAAACCACCAGAACAGAAGAACGGAAATGAGGATGCATTCTAAGGGGCGAGGTGGTAAGAACTTCCGTTATCTGGTTGCAGAATACCTTAAAAAAAATTAGCAGAGTAAGCTTTGACCAAAACCGCAGAATTCAGCGCTACGCCGCTGATGAAACAATATAATGCCATCAAGGCAAAGCACCCGGGGGCTCTTTTGCTCTTCAGGGTAGGGGACTTTTACGAGACCTTCGGGGAAGATGCCATCAAGGCCAGCAAGATCCTGGGGATTATGCTTACCAAGCGTGGGAACGGATCGGCCTCAGAGACGGCCTTGGCGGGGTTCCCGCATCATTCTCTGGACACGTATTTGCCCAAACTGGTGCGTGCCGGGGAAAGAGTGGCCATCTGTGACCAGCTGGAAGACCCCAAAACGGTAAAAGGTATTGTAAAGCGGGGGGTGACCGAACTAGTAACTCCCGGGGTTTCTTTCAACGACCAGGTGCTGGAGCAGAAGCGGAATAACTACTTGGCTTCGCTCCACTTTGGCAAAGACCAGATGGGGATTGCCTTGCTGGATGCCTCCACCGGTGAGTTCCTGTTAGCGCAGGGTGATGCCGGATATGCCGCCAAGCTTCTGCAGAATTTCAGCCCCGCCGAGGTGCTTTTCTGTAAAGGTAAAAAAGAGTCTTTCTTCCAGACGTTTGGGGGAGATATTTGCCATTACGCCCTAGATGAATGGGTGTACAACTATGATTTCGCGTTGGAGGCTCTTACCAAACAATTCAACACAAAGACGTTGAAAGGGTTTGGGGTGGAAGCTTTGACCGAAGGGATCACGGCAGCCGGAGCCATCCTGCATTACCTCGCAGAAACCCAGCACCATGACATGCGCCATATCACGGCCTTGGGTCGGTTGGAAGAAGACCGGTACGTCTGGTTAGATCGCTTTACCGTGCGCAACCTGGAGTTGATTTACCCGCAGCACCCTGAAGGCGTACCGTTGATTGACGTCCTGGATTCCACCATTACCCCTATGGGTGGTCGGCTGCTGCGCAAGTGGTTGGTATTACCCCTGAAAGACGTGGCCCAGATAAAACGAAGGTTGGATACAGTAGAGGCCCTGCAAGCCCTTCCGGATTTGCTACAGGACATTCACCACTACTTAAAACAGATCAGCGACTTGGAACGACTTATTTCCAAGGTAGCAGTGCGCCGGGTAAATCCGCGTGAACTGCTGCAACTTGCCCGAGCGCTAGAGGCAACATTGCCTATTAAGGAGCTACTGGCAGTAAGTGGGGTGCCGGCTCTGCAGAAACTTTCTGACCAATTGCTGCCTTGCGAATCCATTCGTGATGAGATCCAGTCCATCCTGAAACCCGATGCGCCCATGCTCACAAACCAGGGCAATATGGTGCAAACAGGCATTGATGCGGAATTGGATGAGCTGCGCGCCATTGCGTTCTCAGGTAAAGATTACCTGTTACAGATTCAGCAGCGCGAAATCCAGAACACAGGCATCACTTCCCTAAAGATCGCTTTTAACAAAGTATTTGGCTATTATTTGGAAGTGACGCACGCCCACAAAGACAAAGTGCCCAGCACCTGGATGCGGAAGCAGACCCTTGTCAATGCGGAGCGCTATATCACCGAGGAACTAAAAACCTACGAAGAGAAGATTCTGCACGCCGAGGACCGGTTGTACGTCATCGAGCAGCGCATCTTCAACGAGCTTGTCCTTAGTGCCGCCGAGTTTGTGCCGCAGATTCAGCAAAACGCCAAAGCACTGGGTATGCTGGACTGCTTGGCCAACTTTTCCCAACTGGCCACCCAGAACAACTACGTGAAGCCTGAGGTGAACGAAAGCACCATTCTCAACATTACGCAAGGCCGTCACCCAGTCATTGAAAAGCAGCTGCCTCCCGGAGAGCGGTATGTGCCCAATGATATCAGGTTAGACAACGATGACCAACAGGTGATCATCATCACCGGGCCCAACATGGCCGGTAAAAGCGCTTTGCTTCGGCAAACTGCTTTGATCGTGCTCATGGCGCAAATTGGCTCTTTTGTACCTGCCGAGGCTGCCCAAATTGGGGTGATTGATAAAATCTTCACCCGCGTAGGCGCCTCAGATAACCTCTCCCGTGGCGAAAGTACATTTATGGTGGAGATGACTGAGACAGCCAGTATCTTAAACAACCTCTCTGAGCGGAGTCTCGTGCTTATGGATGAGATTGGCCGAGGAACCAGCACCTATGACGGTATTTCCATTGCCTGGGCCATTGTAGAGCACCTCCATAATGCACCAAAAGGACGAGCCAAAA is part of the Rufibacter tibetensis genome and harbors:
- a CDS encoding tetratricopeptide repeat protein: MQRLKVVLCLLTLLVTAFQVYALPGIPLSGISSKKRIKEISQVIKQEPANGQAYMNRADARSEVGDFYGAIKDYTLAIVLLPALSCKAYVGRGNAFLEVGAYQEAIRDFDKILLVNASAEALYGRAVAKYYLDDYLGAIRDLDEVIAEAPEFPTALCNRGIMKLECNKLEEAVADLSLYLSINPEHQEALYAYSVAIKRLQKRAAKS
- a CDS encoding RNA methyltransferase; translation: MRKLSMEELHRDSVEDFKNKQKNPLVLVLDNVRSLHNVGSAFRTADAFAVEKIYLCGITGTPPNKEIHKTALGATESVEWSHTATTLEAVEGLKKQGYQVWAVEQAEGSTFLTDFKPLPDGKYAFVFGNEVFGVEEDVIKAADGVLEIPQFGTKHSLNISVTVGVVIWDVVSKTLTNNIKP
- the mutS gene encoding DNA mismatch repair protein MutS, with translation MKQYNAIKAKHPGALLLFRVGDFYETFGEDAIKASKILGIMLTKRGNGSASETALAGFPHHSLDTYLPKLVRAGERVAICDQLEDPKTVKGIVKRGVTELVTPGVSFNDQVLEQKRNNYLASLHFGKDQMGIALLDASTGEFLLAQGDAGYAAKLLQNFSPAEVLFCKGKKESFFQTFGGDICHYALDEWVYNYDFALEALTKQFNTKTLKGFGVEALTEGITAAGAILHYLAETQHHDMRHITALGRLEEDRYVWLDRFTVRNLELIYPQHPEGVPLIDVLDSTITPMGGRLLRKWLVLPLKDVAQIKRRLDTVEALQALPDLLQDIHHYLKQISDLERLISKVAVRRVNPRELLQLARALEATLPIKELLAVSGVPALQKLSDQLLPCESIRDEIQSILKPDAPMLTNQGNMVQTGIDAELDELRAIAFSGKDYLLQIQQREIQNTGITSLKIAFNKVFGYYLEVTHAHKDKVPSTWMRKQTLVNAERYITEELKTYEEKILHAEDRLYVIEQRIFNELVLSAAEFVPQIQQNAKALGMLDCLANFSQLATQNNYVKPEVNESTILNITQGRHPVIEKQLPPGERYVPNDIRLDNDDQQVIIITGPNMAGKSALLRQTALIVLMAQIGSFVPAEAAQIGVIDKIFTRVGASDNLSRGESTFMVEMTETASILNNLSERSLVLMDEIGRGTSTYDGISIAWAIVEHLHNAPKGRAKTLFATHYHELNQLTEDFPRVRNFNVSVKESNGKILFMRKLIEGGSAHSFGIQVAQMAGMPNSVVIRANEIMHHLEQEKISHPHQDPQETLKSLPKQPYQLSMFELNDPQLVRIKEVFEKLDINTITPVEALLKLNELKMLVDGKKEKV